In one Thioclava sp. ES.031 genomic region, the following are encoded:
- a CDS encoding invasion associated locus B family protein gives MLFLVLSLGGVAAMAEAAPQSWTFRDWKVSCPQAAGPCIAATTTLAADRTWLATLRMQPERDGGARLQVLLPQQIHIGSGAFAKLSGGAEQRLRLIRCVRGACEARLDLPSPALDAWKAARAAQLTYRPAPNAPPIRFDVSLMGLTNALAQARDEETQK, from the coding sequence GTGCTATTTCTCGTCCTGTCACTCGGCGGGGTCGCGGCGATGGCCGAAGCTGCGCCGCAAAGCTGGACGTTTCGCGACTGGAAGGTGAGCTGCCCGCAGGCGGCCGGGCCTTGCATCGCCGCGACCACGACCCTCGCGGCGGATCGTACCTGGCTCGCGACCCTGCGAATGCAGCCCGAACGCGACGGCGGCGCGCGTTTGCAGGTGCTTTTGCCACAGCAGATCCATATCGGCTCCGGCGCTTTCGCGAAGCTTTCGGGTGGCGCCGAGCAACGTCTGCGGCTTATCCGCTGTGTGCGCGGCGCCTGCGAGGCGCGCCTCGACCTGCCTTCGCCTGCGCTTGATGCGTGGAAGGCCGCCCGCGCAGCCCAATTGACCTATCGACCTGCCCCCAACGCACCGCCGATCCGCTTCGACGTGTCGTTGATGGGGCTGACCAATGCCCTGGCGCAGGCCCGGGACGAGGAGACGCAAAAGTGA